The Burkholderia sp. NRF60-BP8 genomic sequence ACGTCGTGCCTCGTGAATCCGCGTGCGTGCCATGAAACCGAGCTCGTGATCCGACCCGCGCCGCGGCCCAAGCGGATCGCGGTGGTCGGCGCCGGGCCGGCGGGCCTCGGCTTCGCGGTCACGGCGGCCGAACGCGGTCACGCGGTCACGCTGTACGAAGCCGGCGCCGAGATCGGCGGCCAGTTCAACCTCGCGAAGAAGGTGCCCGGCAAGGAGGAGTTCGACGAAACGCTGCGCTATTTCCGTCGGCAGATCGAACTGCGCGGCATCGCGCTGCACGTCGATACGCGTGCGACCGCCGAGATGCTGTTGCAGGGCGAATTCGACGAAGTGGTGATCGCGACGGGCATCGTGCCGCGCACGCCGCCGATCGACGGCGTCGAGCATCCGAAGACGCTCGGCTATCTCGACGTGCTGCGCGACGACAAGGCCGTCGGCCGCCGCGTCGCGATCGTCGGCGCGGGCGGCATCGGCTTCGACGTCGCCGAGTATCTCGTCCATCGCGACGGCGCCGAGCGGCCCGACGCAGACCGGTTCTTCGGCGAATGGGGCGTCGACAGGTCGTATGCGAATGCCGGCGGGCTTGCCCGCGCGCGGCCCGAGCCGGCGGCGCGGCACGTGCATCTGCTGCAACGCAAGGCGTCGAAGGTCGGCGACGGGCTCGGCAAGACCACCGGATGGATTCACCGCACGGCGCTGAAGGCGCGCGGCGTCGGGATGTCGTCGGCGGTCACGTACCGGCGCATCGACGACGACGGCTTGCACGTGACGATCGACGGCGTCGAGCAGACGCTGCCGGTGGACAACGTGGTGATCTGCGCGGGGCAGGAGCCGTCGCGCGAGCTGGCCGAGCAACTGCAGGCCGCCGGATGCCGCGTGCATCTGATCGGCGGCGCATGCGAGGCCGCCGAACTCGATGCGAAGCGTGCGATTCATCAGGGTACGACGCTGGCCGCGACCCTTTGATGCCGATTCGTTTTACGTTCCGTCCAACCTCGATGCTGGAGACTTCGATGACATCCTCCCCGCTGCATATTCATCCCGCCGTCGCGAAATCGCTCGAAACATGGCATGCGATGGTCGAGCGCAAGGATTTCGGCGCGCTCGAATCGATCGTCCATCCGGACGCCGTGTTCCGTTCGCCGATGGCGTTCAAGCCGTACGGGCCGGCGCCTGCGCTGCTGATGGCGCTGCGCACGGTGATCACGATCCTCGAGAACTTCACGTATCACCGCCAGTTCGCGACCGACGACGGCAAGAGCGTCGTGCTGGAGTTCGGCGCGACCGTCGGCGACAAGGCGTTGAGGGGAATCGACATGATCCGCTTCGACGACGACGGCCGGATCGTCGAGTTCGAGGTCATGATCCGGCCGTTCAATGCGCTGCAGGCGCTCGGCGCGGCAATGGGCGCGCGGCTCGGGCAGCAGTTGCCGGCGTTCAAGACCGGCGGCTGAGCGGCGCGGCGGTGGCCGCGCAGGCTTTCGAAGGCAGTCTTCACCGCGGTACGCGCTACGGTGCGTTCGTGATCGGTTGCGCCGGCAACTTTCTTCGTCACGCCGTGCCGGATCATGCGGCACCCTGCGCGCGATTCAGCACGAAGTCGTAGTCGAGCGTGTAGAACGGCGTGTCCATGTAACGAAGAACCGTTTCTGCAGCAGTTCGCGAACGATACGCAGGCCGAAGTGAAGCGCGGAGCACGCGGCTTTCGCGGGCAAACGGTCGCGATCGGTCCGCCGTTGCGCGACATAGGGGCCGGCGTCGAGCGCGGTCGTGTAGTACCCGCACGAGTACGCGATGCGCAACCGGCCGCAGGGCGACAACCCAAGCTGTCAAAATCCTGACGGATCAAGTTGATATATTATATCATCTGACGTTTTCGTCGCCGGCCGGCCGGGTTGTCCGGGTCGGCCGCGTGCGACGACAGCTACGAAGATCGATACGACGTGACGAGAATCGGACACACCGCGGCGCACGTGGAGCGGCGCCATGCCGCGACGCGCCGGCACACGGGCGCCTCGCGCGCACGCGCGGCACGCAGTTGCACGACCTTGCTGGGCTGCGCGATGGCCGCCACCGGCGCGTTGGCCGCCGAAGCCGCCGCAGTGGCGCCGGACGACCGGCATGCGCTGCCGGCGATCAGCGTCACCGCGTCGTCCGCGCCGTCCGACCCGCTGACGCAACCGCTCGAAACGGGCTCGCGGCTCGGGCTTGCCAGCCTCGACACGCCCGCAAGCGTCGAAACCGTCACGGCCGACACGATCGCAGCACGCGGCGATCGCACGGTGCTCGACGCGCTCACGCGCACGGCCGGCTTTTCGAGCGCGATCGCGCCGGGCACCGGCGGCACCGCGTCGAGCGTGCGCGGCTTCAGCGGGCAGGAGTCGGTGATGATGCTGCTCGACGGCGTCCGGTTGATGCCGGCGGCCGGCACGATCACGTTTCCGTTCGACACGTGGTCGGTCGCGCGCATCGAGGTGCTGCGCGGCCCGGCATCGGTACTGTACGGCGAAGGGGCGATCGGCGGTGTCGTCAACGTGGTGCCGAAGCGGCCGCAGCGCACGCGCGAGACGACGCTGCAGGCGGGCGTCGGCCCCGACGGCGCGAAGCGCTTCGCGTTCGATACGACGGGCGCGCTCGGCCCGCGGCTGTCGTACCGCTTCTACGCGAGCGATGCGCGCGCGAACGGTCTCGCCGAGCGGGCCGATACGCATACGACGGCCGTCGGCGGCGCGCTGACGCTCGACGTGAGCCCGCAGCTTGCGCTGACGCTCGACTACGACTACGGAAGGCAGATGCCCGCGACGTACTATGGCGTGCCGGCGCCGAACGGCGTGCTCGATCCGTCGCTGCGCAAGCTGAACTACACAGTCGGCGACGCGACGATTTCGTACTACGACCAGTGGACGCGCCTGTCGGCCCGCTACCGGCCGGCGCTCGGCGTGACGATCGACAACCAGCTTTACTATCTGACGTCCAACCGCCATTGGCGCAACGCCGAATCGTACGTGCTCGACCCGGCGTCCGGGCGCGTCACGCGTGGCGACTATCTCGACATCGGGCACCATCAGCGGCAGATCGGCGACCGGCTGAGCGCGCGCGTCGACGGGATGCTGTTCGGTCGCGCAAACCGCTTCGTCGTCGGCACGGAATTCAGCCAGATCACGTTCAGCGGTACCAACAATTCACCGTATGGCGGCGAAACGACCGTGCCGGCGCACGGCTTCGATCCCGGCGTCTTCACGAGCCCCGACCCGACCGTGCCGCAGTTCAGCACGCGCGCGCGGCAGGCGGCGGTATTCGCGGAGAACCGGCTCGAAGTGCTGCCGCGGCTCGCGTGGGTGAGCGGCCTGCGCTACGACCACATCGCGTTCAGCCGCGAACAGGCGGCAACCGGCGCGGGCTTCGACAAGCGGTTCGCGAACGTCGGCTGGCGTACCGGTTTCGTGTTCGACATCGCGCCGACGTTCAGCGCGTATGCGCAGTACACGACGGGTGCGGAGGGCGTCGGCTCGCTCGTGACGCTGTCCGCTTCGCAGATGCATTACCGGCTCGCGACCGGCGAGCAGTGGGAAGCCGGGCTCAAGCAGACGCTGCTCGACGGTCGCGCGTACTGGACGGTCGCGGTGTACGACATCACGAAGCGCAATCTGCTCAGCACCGATCCGTTCAATCCGGCGCTGCGCCAGCAGGTCGGCCGGCAGTCGTCGCGCGGCGTCGAGCTGACCGGCGGCGCGCGGCTGCCGCACGGCTGGACGATCGATGCGAACGTCGCGCTGCTGCATGCGCGCTACGACGCATTCAACCAGACCGTCGGCGGCGCGACGGTGTCGCGGGCCGGCAACGTGCCGTCCGGCGTGCCGCAGCAGACCGCGAACCTGTGGCTCGGCTGGGCGTTCGCCGAGCGCTGGCACGCGAATGCGGGCGTGCGTTACGTCGGTCCGACCTACGGCGACGACGCGAATCGCGTGCAGGTGCCGTCGTACACCGTGTTCGATGCGTCGCTGCGCTGGCAGCCGACGTCGCGCACCGAGCTCACGCTGTATCTGCGCAATCTCGCGAACCGCACGTACGCGGTGACGACGTCGAATGGCGGCGAGCAATGGCTGCTCGGTCCGTCGCGCTCGGCGGAGCTCGTCGCGACGATGCGCTTCTGAAGCGGCACGACATGCGCCCCGTCACTCACATGCTCGACATCGAACGCGTGCGCTGGTCTCCCGGCGGCGCGGTCGACGTGCTCGATTCGGTGACGCTGACGGTTGCCGAAGGCGAGTTCGTCGGGCTGGTCGGCCCGAACGGCAGCGGCAAGACGAGCCTGCTGCGCTGCGTGTTCCGCTACGCGCGGCCCGACGCGGGCCGCGTCGCGCTCGACGCGCAGGACGTGTGGCGCATGCGGCCGCGTGCGCTCGCGCAGCGCATCGCGGTGCTGCAGCAGGAAACGCCGGACGATTTCGGACTGACGGTCGACGAACTGGTCGGCATGGGCCGCACGCCGCACAAGCGGCCGTTCGATGCGGAGTCGGCCGACGATCGGCGGATCGTCGAAGCGTCGCTGCACGATGTCGGTCTCGTCGAGCGTCGCGCACAGCGTTTCTCGTCGCTGTCGGGCGGCGAGAAGCAGCGCGCGCTGCTGGCCCGCGCGCTCGCGCAGCAGCCCGACCTGCTGTTGCTCGACGAGCCGACCAACCATCTCGACCTGCGTCACCAGCTCGAACTGCTCGCGCGCGTGCGCCGCCTCGGCATCGCGACGCTCGCGACGATTCACGACCTCAATCTCGCGGCCGCGTATTGCGACCGGCTCCATGTACTCGCGCACGGCCGCGTCGTCGCGTCCGGCGTGCCGGACGAGGTGTTGACCGCAGCGCTGCTGCGCGACGTGTTCGGCGTCGCCGCGCTCGTCGATCGCCATCCCGTCACGGGCCGCCCGCGCATCACGCCGCTTCACCCGGAATGACCGCCATGCCGTTTCCTGTTCCGTCCTTCGTCTCCCGCCGGTTCGTCGCCGCTGCCGTGCTCGGCTGCGCGGCCGTTCACGCGGCGGCCTATCCCGTCACCGTACGCAGTTGCGATCGCGACGTGACGTTCGAGCGCGCGCCGACGCGCGCGGTGAGCAACGACGTGAACCTCACCGAGATGATGCTCGTGCTCGGCCTGAAGGACCGGCTCGTCGGCTATACGGGCATCGGCGGCTGGAAGACGGGCACCGCGCGCGTGCGCGACGCATTGCGCGGCGTGCCCGAACTGGCGAGCCAGTATCCGTCGCTGGAAGTGCTGGCCGCCGCGCGTGCCGATTTCTATCTCGCGGGCTGGAACTACGGAATGCATGTCGGCGGGGCGGTGACGCCGGCGACGCTCGCGCCGTTCGGCATCCGCACGTACGAACTGACCGAATCGTGTTCGCACGTGATGAAGCAGTCGGCCGCATCGTTCGACGACGTGTTCCGCGACCTGAACAATCTCGGCCGGATCTTCGGCGTCGAGGCGCGCGCCGCGCAAGTCGTCGCCGCGATGCGCGCGCGGCTCGCGGCGGTGTCGCGCACGATCGGTCGCCCGGCGCCGCTGCGCGTGTTCGTTTACGACAGCGGCACCGACAAGCCGATGACGGCGGGCGGGCTCGCGATGCCGACCGCGTTGCTCGCGGCGGCGGGCGCGCGCAACGTGATGGCCGACGTGCCGCGCAGCTGGACGCAGGTGAGTTGGGAAAGCGTGGTCGCGCGCGACCCGCAGGTGATCGTGATCGTCGACTATTCGGCGATCACGGCCGCGCAGAAGCAGCAGTTCCTGACGAGCCAGCCGGCGCTCGCACGCGTGGCCGCGATTCGCGACCGGCGTTTCGTCGTGATTCCGTACGATGCCGCGACGCCGGGCCCCGAGAACGTCGCGGCCGTCGAGACGCTCGCCCGCGCGCTGTATCCGGCCGCATTTGCCGGAGCGGCACGGTGAGCGTGCGCGGGCAGGCGGCGCGGCCCGGCATGCGGGTGGTGCTGCCGGGGCTGGCCGTACTGCTGATCGTGTCGATCGTCGTGTCGGCCGCGTTCGGCCCCGCGCCGATCGCGATGCCGGCCGCGGTGCGGATCGTCGCCGCGCACGTCGCGTCGGCGTTCGGCGGCGCCGACGCGTTCGCGGCGGGCGCGGGCGACGACAGCATCGTCTGGCTGATCCGGATGCCGCGTGCGCTGCTGGCCGCGATCGTCGGCGCGACGCTGGCGGCGGTCGGCGTCGCGTTGCAGGCGGCGACCGCGAACCGCCTGGCCGATCCGCACCTGCTCGGCGTGAGCGCGGGCGCGATGCTCGGCGCGATCGCGGTCACGGTGGTGGCCGGCGCGGCGTTCGGCCCGTTCACGCTGTCGGCCGCCGCTTTCGCGGGCGCGCTCGGGGCCACCGCCTGCGTGGTCGCGCTCGCTTACCGGGGCGGCCGGCTCGAATCGGACCGGCTGCTGCTCGCGGGCGTATCGGTGTCGTTCATGATGGCCGCGTTCGGCAACCTGCTGCTGTACCTCGGCGATCAACGGGCCGCGTCGTCGGTGCTGTTCTGGATGCTCGGCGGGGTCGGGCTCGCGCGCTGGGACTTGCTGCCGGTGCCGGCCGTGTGCGCGGTGCTCGCCGGCGGCGCGCTCCATGCGCGTCGGCGCGAACTGAACGCGCTGATGTCGGGCGATGTCGCCGCCGCGTCGCTCGGCGTGCCGAGCGCCAGGATGCGGCGCGAAGTGTTCGTCGTCGCGTCGTTCGCGACGGGCGCGATGGTCGCGGTGAGCGGCGCGATCGGCTTCGTCGGGCTCGTGACGCCGCATCTGTGCCGTCGCGTCGTCGGGGCCGAGCACGGCCGGCTGCTGCCGGTCGCCGCGCTGGTCGGCGCGATCCTGCTCGTGTGGGCCGACGTCGCCGCGCGCACGCTCGCGGCGCCGGAAGATCTGCCGATCGGCATCGTGACCGCGCTGTTCGGCAGCCTGTTCTTCGTCGCGCTGCTGCGGCGGCGCTGAACGCGGGCGCTGTCAGGCGAGGGCGGGCCGAGTTCCGTGGTTCGTCTTCATCGAAACGGGATGACCGTGCCCGTGCCGTGGCGGCCGCGCCTATCGGCGTGCGGGTTCGCAACGTCGAACAGGCTGTCCGGCAGCGCCCGCACGGGCAACGTGATCACGAAGCGTGCGCCGCCGAGCGGCGAATCCTCGAGCCGCACGTCGCCGCCGTGCACCTGCGCGACGCGTCGCACGATCGCAAGCCCGAGCCCGAAGCCGCCGGTCTGCCGGTCGCGGCTCGAGTCGAGCCGCTGGAACGGTTCGAACACGCGGGCGCGCTCGGCGGCCGGGATGCCCGGCCCGTCGTCGTCGACGCTCAGCACGAGCGCACCGGACCGATCTCGCGTGGCGGCCAGCACGACCTTGCGCGACGCATAGCGGGCGCCGTTGCGGATCAGGTTCAGCAGGGCACGGGCGACGAGCTTCGGATCGCAGACGTGGGTCGCGGGCGCGTCGAGCGTCGACACGTCGAGCGCGATGCCGCGATCGGCGATGTCGTCTGCGACGTTGCCGGCGACGCTGTCGAGCAGCGCGTCGACGACGACCTCCATCGGCGCGAGTTCGCTCGCGCCCTGTTCGAGCCGGCCGATCGTCAGCAATTCGGTGACGAGCTCGTCGAGTTCGCGCACGTCGCGCCGCAGCGCGTCGCGGCGCTCGCGCATCCGGCCGGTTTCGTCGGGATCGGCGAGCAGCGCGAGCCCGAATTCGAGCCGGGCGAGCGGCGTTTTCAGTTCA encodes the following:
- a CDS encoding nuclear transport factor 2 family protein, whose amino-acid sequence is MTSSPLHIHPAVAKSLETWHAMVERKDFGALESIVHPDAVFRSPMAFKPYGPAPALLMALRTVITILENFTYHRQFATDDGKSVVLEFGATVGDKALRGIDMIRFDDDGRIVEFEVMIRPFNALQALGAAMGARLGQQLPAFKTGG
- a CDS encoding TonB-dependent receptor, giving the protein MAATGALAAEAAAVAPDDRHALPAISVTASSAPSDPLTQPLETGSRLGLASLDTPASVETVTADTIAARGDRTVLDALTRTAGFSSAIAPGTGGTASSVRGFSGQESVMMLLDGVRLMPAAGTITFPFDTWSVARIEVLRGPASVLYGEGAIGGVVNVVPKRPQRTRETTLQAGVGPDGAKRFAFDTTGALGPRLSYRFYASDARANGLAERADTHTTAVGGALTLDVSPQLALTLDYDYGRQMPATYYGVPAPNGVLDPSLRKLNYTVGDATISYYDQWTRLSARYRPALGVTIDNQLYYLTSNRHWRNAESYVLDPASGRVTRGDYLDIGHHQRQIGDRLSARVDGMLFGRANRFVVGTEFSQITFSGTNNSPYGGETTVPAHGFDPGVFTSPDPTVPQFSTRARQAAVFAENRLEVLPRLAWVSGLRYDHIAFSREQAATGAGFDKRFANVGWRTGFVFDIAPTFSAYAQYTTGAEGVGSLVTLSASQMHYRLATGEQWEAGLKQTLLDGRAYWTVAVYDITKRNLLSTDPFNPALRQQVGRQSSRGVELTGGARLPHGWTIDANVALLHARYDAFNQTVGGATVSRAGNVPSGVPQQTANLWLGWAFAERWHANAGVRYVGPTYGDDANRVQVPSYTVFDASLRWQPTSRTELTLYLRNLANRTYAVTTSNGGEQWLLGPSRSAELVATMRF
- a CDS encoding ABC transporter ATP-binding protein, which encodes MRPVTHMLDIERVRWSPGGAVDVLDSVTLTVAEGEFVGLVGPNGSGKTSLLRCVFRYARPDAGRVALDAQDVWRMRPRALAQRIAVLQQETPDDFGLTVDELVGMGRTPHKRPFDAESADDRRIVEASLHDVGLVERRAQRFSSLSGGEKQRALLARALAQQPDLLLLDEPTNHLDLRHQLELLARVRRLGIATLATIHDLNLAAAYCDRLHVLAHGRVVASGVPDEVLTAALLRDVFGVAALVDRHPVTGRPRITPLHPE
- a CDS encoding ABC transporter substrate-binding protein — encoded protein: MTAMPFPVPSFVSRRFVAAAVLGCAAVHAAAYPVTVRSCDRDVTFERAPTRAVSNDVNLTEMMLVLGLKDRLVGYTGIGGWKTGTARVRDALRGVPELASQYPSLEVLAAARADFYLAGWNYGMHVGGAVTPATLAPFGIRTYELTESCSHVMKQSAASFDDVFRDLNNLGRIFGVEARAAQVVAAMRARLAAVSRTIGRPAPLRVFVYDSGTDKPMTAGGLAMPTALLAAAGARNVMADVPRSWTQVSWESVVARDPQVIVIVDYSAITAAQKQQFLTSQPALARVAAIRDRRFVVIPYDAATPGPENVAAVETLARALYPAAFAGAAR
- a CDS encoding FecCD family ABC transporter permease, whose protein sequence is MSVRGQAARPGMRVVLPGLAVLLIVSIVVSAAFGPAPIAMPAAVRIVAAHVASAFGGADAFAAGAGDDSIVWLIRMPRALLAAIVGATLAAVGVALQAATANRLADPHLLGVSAGAMLGAIAVTVVAGAAFGPFTLSAAAFAGALGATACVVALAYRGGRLESDRLLLAGVSVSFMMAAFGNLLLYLGDQRAASSVLFWMLGGVGLARWDLLPVPAVCAVLAGGALHARRRELNALMSGDVAAASLGVPSARMRREVFVVASFATGAMVAVSGAIGFVGLVTPHLCRRVVGAEHGRLLPVAALVGAILLVWADVAARTLAAPEDLPIGIVTALFGSLFFVALLRRR
- a CDS encoding ATP-binding protein — translated: MLRPLLRLYLVVILCVGASIVFIQLSFDRIFYERVAQAQRDSLTTYAFVLNDYLERHPGAQRELALRELALHGREGFGFMSMADARARLSGAPLRDLDAGRIAISYDGKDYYMPLADGSVLHARPIEAADLDIRIYAYMLLALATLFAVVLWIHHHWRDIRRLQDAARAFGAGMLSTRVKLSGKSNIYELSQQFNDMAARIEASIKQQREMMHGISHELKTPLARLEFGLALLADPDETGRMRERRDALRRDVRELDELVTELLTIGRLEQGASELAPMEVVVDALLDSVAGNVADDIADRGIALDVSTLDAPATHVCDPKLVARALLNLIRNGARYASRKVVLAATRDRSGALVLSVDDDGPGIPAAERARVFEPFQRLDSSRDRQTGGFGLGLAIVRRVAQVHGGDVRLEDSPLGGARFVITLPVRALPDSLFDVANPHADRRGRHGTGTVIPFR